The Amycolatopsis viridis genome window below encodes:
- a CDS encoding 5-oxoprolinase subunit C family protein has protein sequence MAAVLEVVHSGLLSTVQDLGRPGYAEIGVTESGAADRASLRLANRLVGNSDGAAAIEVTFGGFAARASADITIAVTGAPCPVHVDRQNAPFGAPVQVPAGTEFRLGWPVSGLRAYVAVHGGIAVEPVLGSRATDLLSALGPDPLRCGMVLPLGAAAARPWTPRCSPLAVPPPDELTLRVIPGPRDDWFTESAMRTLLAESYVVTSESNRIGIRLDGPALSRARDGDLVSEGMVTGALQVPPSGKPTLFLADHPVTGAYPVIAVVVTEDVDTAAQARPGMRMRFTLAEAQT, from the coding sequence GGTCGTCCACAGCGGGCTGTTGTCGACCGTGCAGGATCTGGGCCGGCCGGGGTACGCCGAGATCGGCGTGACCGAGTCCGGCGCAGCCGATCGCGCCTCGCTGCGGCTGGCGAACCGCTTGGTCGGCAACAGTGACGGCGCCGCAGCCATCGAGGTGACGTTCGGTGGCTTCGCGGCGCGGGCGAGCGCGGACATCACGATCGCCGTCACCGGCGCGCCGTGCCCGGTCCACGTGGACCGGCAGAACGCGCCGTTCGGTGCACCGGTGCAGGTGCCGGCCGGCACGGAGTTCAGACTGGGCTGGCCGGTGAGCGGGCTGCGCGCTTACGTGGCGGTGCACGGCGGGATCGCGGTCGAGCCGGTACTCGGGTCACGCGCGACCGATCTGCTGTCCGCCCTGGGGCCGGATCCGTTGCGCTGCGGGATGGTTCTGCCGCTCGGCGCGGCGGCCGCACGGCCGTGGACGCCACGCTGCAGCCCCTTGGCCGTCCCCCCGCCCGACGAACTGACGCTGCGGGTGATCCCCGGTCCGCGCGACGACTGGTTCACCGAGTCGGCGATGCGGACGCTGCTGGCCGAGTCGTACGTCGTGACGTCGGAGAGCAACCGCATCGGCATCCGGCTGGACGGCCCGGCGCTGTCCCGCGCACGGGACGGGGATCTGGTCAGCGAAGGCATGGTGACCGGAGCGTTGCAGGTGCCGCCGTCCGGGAAACCGACACTGTTCCTCGCCGACCACCCGGTGACCGGGGCCTATCCGGTGATCGCGGTGGTGGTGACCGAGGACGTCGACACCGCGGCCCAGGCACGCCCGGGAATGCGGATGCGGTTCACCCTCGCCGAGGCGCAAACCTAG